The Bdellovibrio bacteriovorus DNA window TCCGTCCCAGTCAATCATGCCCAGCTTGTTTTGAACGGTGATGATAAAAAGATCGTCGGCATTGGCGACTTTGTCGTCATAGAAGTAAGTTTGGCTGATGAGTACAGGAGACGCTACTTCCTTGGCATGAGCCGTCGTTAAAGGAGCCAACAAAAGTGAAAGTGCAAAAGTTTTAAAGCATGATTTCGTCATACTTTTTCGTATCACGAAACTTTCACTAAACTCAATCAGCCTTGCATTACTTCTTCAATGTTAGGCGCACAGGGCAATGATCGGATCCCATAACATCCGGCAGGTGACTGACGGCCTTTAAACGGTCTGAGGCCTCTTTATTCACTAAGAAGTAGTCTAAGCGCCAACCTACATTTCTTTCACGGACTCCGGGACGATAGCTCCACCATGTGTAGTGTCCTTCCCCTGGTTCAAATTTACGGAAGCTGTCGACCCACTCTAGCTTTTCAAGAAAGTGAGTCATCCAGGCGCGCTCTTCAGGCAGAAAGCCCGCGTTTTTGACATTGGTCTTTGGGTTTTTCAAATCAATCTCTTTATGGGCGATATTGAAGTCACCGCAGATAACAACCTCGCGACCTTTTTTGCGTAAAGCTTGTAAGCGCTTTTCCGCCGCCGCACAGAATTCCAATTTAAAAGGCAGGCGAGCGTGATCACGTTGGCTGTTGGGCCAATAACTATTCACCACGGTGACGGATCCAAAATCAGCTTCAAGCCACCGTCCTTCGCGATCAAATTTTTCAATGCCTAAGCCGCGGCGAACCGCATCGGGTTCTTTTTTGGAATAAAGTGCCAATCCTGAATAGCCCGGCTTTTCAGCGAAATTCCAAGTCGAGTGATAACGAGCTGGATGATAAAATGTTTCGTCCTCTTGGATGGCTTCTTCAGAAATTTTGATTTCTTGAAGGCAGACGATGTCAGCCTTTTCGTTTTCAAACCATTCACGAAAGTTTTTACGTTGAACCGAACGAAGACCGTTAACATTCCATGTGATCAATTTCATGTTTTTACAATAGGCAAGGACGTCTTAGAAATCAAGTCAGGTTCGGTGATGCGAGGACGTGTCAGGTCCTTCTAGACGATATAGTCCCGCATGATTTCGCTCACCCAATCCATAAATACCTGAACACGCTTGGCCACGTGACGACGATGAGGATAAACGAGAGAGACCGGCATAGGCTCACTTTTTAAGGTCGGTAAAATCTCGATCAAGGATTTATTCTCTAGATACTCTTTTAAACCCGCTTTAGGGGCTTGAATAATTCCCAGTCCTGCTAGGCATGCCGACAGATAATTTTCGGCATTATTCACCGTGATCTGACTCCGCATTTTTTTGATCTGATACTTTTCTCCGTCGAAGTATTCAAAACCGTCAGGCTTCGCTCCGAGGGTTTGCACATAGTGGACCAGAAAGTGCTCTGAT harbors:
- a CDS encoding exodeoxyribonuclease III, yielding MKLITWNVNGLRSVQRKNFREWFENEKADIVCLQEIKISEEAIQEDETFYHPARYHSTWNFAEKPGYSGLALYSKKEPDAVRRGLGIEKFDREGRWLEADFGSVTVVNSYWPNSQRDHARLPFKLEFCAAAEKRLQALRKKGREVVICGDFNIAHKEIDLKNPKTNVKNAGFLPEERAWMTHFLEKLEWVDSFRKFEPGEGHYTWWSYRPGVRERNVGWRLDYFLVNKEASDRLKAVSHLPDVMGSDHCPVRLTLKK